GCCCCGATGCGCACCTGGTGGCGATCTGCCAGCCGACGGTCGCGGCGCTGGCGGCCGTGTCGTTGATGGCCGCGGACAACGATCCCGCGCAGCCCGCGAGCATGACACTGATGGCGGGGCCGATCGATTGCCGGGTGAATCCCACCAAGGTCAATGAACTCGCCAACAGCAAGCCGATCACGTGGTTCGAGCGCAATCTCATCAGCGCGGTGCCGGGTGGATTTCCCGGTGCGCAGCGGCGCGTGTATCCAGGCTTCGTGCAGCTCAGCGCGTTCATGTCGATGAACCTGGAGCGTCATCTCGCCTCGTTCGAGGAGATGCGTCACGAACGGGCGAAGGGCGACCCTGCGCGAGCCGATGCGCTCAACGTGTTCTATCGCGAGTACTTCGCCACCTCCGATCTCACCGCGGAGTTCTATCTGGAAACGGTCAGCTCCGTGTTTCAGGAGTACCAACTGCCGCTCGGCAAGCTCAAGGTGGGCGAGCGCCTCGTCGAGCCGCACGCGATCCGCCGCACGGCGCTACTCACGATCGAAGGCGAGAAGGACGATATCTGCGCGGTCGGCCAGACCGTGGCCGCTCATGATCTGTGCCGGGGGCTGCGCCCTTATATGAAGACGCATCATGTGCAGACGGGCGTGGGCCACTACGGCGTATTCAATGGCCGCCGCTGGGACACGCAGATTTATCCGCTCGTGCGCTCGACCATTCACGACCACGAGCCGCGCGCACGGCGCATGGCGGCGCCGGAGGCGGTGGGCGAGGATCAGGTGACCCTGCGCGCGCTGCTCGACGCCGATGCGCATGCGGCAACGGCAATCAGCCGCGCGGCCGAAACGCAGCCTAAATAGGGCGCGCGTTGCTTACGTCACGTTACGTCGCGGGGGTTGTTTGCCACGGCGTTGGCGCGGGCACGGCGCAGGGCGCTTCCACATCGATCGACTTGAAGTCGGCGGGGCTCACGATTTCGAGGTACTCCATGTCGGGCGAGTAGTCGAAGAGGTAATGCGCGATGCCCGGCGCCTGATGCACGCAGTCTCCCGCTTCGACGAGCGTTTCCTTGTCGCCGTACATGAAGCGCGCCCAGCCCTTGAGCATGATGACGATATGAAACTCTGCCTCATGCCGGTGCCAGCCCGTGCCCAATTCCGGCGCAAGATTCGCCCTGACGAGTTGCGCGACCACCTTGCCGTGCGTCGCATCGGCGATCCCCAGGTCTCGGTAGACAAAGAAGTCGCGCAGCCCGCCGCCCGTAAAAGACGTGTCCTGCGGCTTGACGTGCGAAAACTCCGTGGCGAGTGCGGTTTGCATGACAGGTCTCCCGAGCGCGAAGGTTGAAGGGGCAACGGGTTGGGCAAGCACGACGCGTTCCAGCGTGACGCGCCGAATATATGAGCGCTTCTATGAGGCGGTGGCCGGTTATATCGATTCCGTTATCCAGCACATAATGAATCGAAATTTCGGCCTTAATTTTGACTGACCACTATTTTCGCTAATGTGACGTTATCCGGCGGACAGTTGTCGAATAACGTCACGTCTTTCCCGTTCCTGTATCGGAGACCACATGGCAACAACATTCGCTTGCGCGGCGGTGCGCTCCCTGCGCTTCGCGGCTACGGTAATCGCCACGCTTGGCGCCTGCGCCGCGGTGAGCCACGCGGCCACCGCCGCTGCGCCGATCGGCGTCGCGTTCGTCTATCTCGGCAACCCCGGCGACGCAGGCTGGACCTATGCGCACGAACAGGGCGTGAAGGCGATCGAAGCGAAATTCGGCGACAAGATCAAGGTCACGCGCGTGGAGAACGTGCCCGAATCGGCCGACTCGGAGCGCGTGTTTCGCGACCTCGCGAGCAAGGGCAACAAGATCATCGTCGGCTCGAGTTTCGGTTTTCAGGACTTCGAACTGAAAACCGCAAAGGATTACCCGGACGTGGTATTCGAGCATGCAACGGGCTACAAGAAAGCCGCGAACTTCGCGACCTATGACGTGCGCACGTATCAGAGCGCGTATCTCGCGGGGCTCGTTGGCGGCTATACGACGAAAACGAATACGCTTGGTTTCGTCGCCTCGGTGCCGGTGCCGGAAGTGGTGCGCAACATCAACGCCTTTACCATGGGCGCGCGCTCGGTCAATCCGAATGCGAAGGTCAAGGTCATCTGGATCAATAGCTGGTTCGATCCGGGCAAGGAGAAGCAGGCGGCGGAAACGCTGATCGGCCAGGGCGCGGACGTGCTGATCCAGAACACCGATTCGACGGCGACGATGCAGACTGCCGAGCAGAAGAAAGTGCACGCATTCGGTTGGGACTCCGATATGAAGAAGTTCGGCCCGAATGCCCAATTGGGCGCATGCGTGAGCTACTGGGGCGTGTATTACTCGCACCTCGTCGAACAGGTGCAGGCGGGCACGTGGACCAACGCGCCAACGTGGTGGGGCCTCAAGGAAAAAGCCATCGACCTTGCCGACATCAACACGGCAACCGTTTCGCCCGCCGCGCAAAAGGCGCTCGCACAAAAACGCGACGATATCATTGCCGGCAAGTTCGATCCGTTCGCGGGCCCGATCAAGGATCAGAGCGGCGCGATCAAGGTGGCCGCCGGCACGTCGCTGCCGGATGCCGAGTTGCAGCGGCTGAACTGGTTTGTGCAGGGCGTAGATGGCGCATTGCCGAAGTAACGGCACCGAAGCCGCGCCACCATCAGGAGGAGACATAGTTTGAGCCTGACCCATTCGCCACACCAGAGCGCATCGGCGTTTCCCGAGCAAGGGCTCGCGCCGACGCGCGAACAGATCGTGCGCCATTTGCGCCATGCGAGCCTGGTCGCGGAACGCGCGA
This genomic window from Paraburkholderia acidiphila contains:
- a CDS encoding polyhydroxyalkanoate depolymerase, which translates into the protein MNLLAYLAYQTFADVTRFGRATASFSRAALAAWPALAYGFDARYLDAWWEQVELAGLSHARPPFEIDFVEVDGVRTSVTEAVVKRTPFGSLLHFRKDVAVPQPRVLLVAPMSGHFATLLRGTVRTMLADHDVYITDWHNPRDVPLSAGRFGFDEYVEHVMSFIRRIGPDAHLVAICQPTVAALAAVSLMAADNDPAQPASMTLMAGPIDCRVNPTKVNELANSKPITWFERNLISAVPGGFPGAQRRVYPGFVQLSAFMSMNLERHLASFEEMRHERAKGDPARADALNVFYREYFATSDLTAEFYLETVSSVFQEYQLPLGKLKVGERLVEPHAIRRTALLTIEGEKDDICAVGQTVAAHDLCRGLRPYMKTHHVQTGVGHYGVFNGRRWDTQIYPLVRSTIHDHEPRARRMAAPEAVGEDQVTLRALLDADAHAATAISRAAETQPK
- a CDS encoding cupin domain-containing protein; this translates as MQTALATEFSHVKPQDTSFTGGGLRDFFVYRDLGIADATHGKVVAQLVRANLAPELGTGWHRHEAEFHIVIMLKGWARFMYGDKETLVEAGDCVHQAPGIAHYLFDYSPDMEYLEIVSPADFKSIDVEAPCAVPAPTPWQTTPAT
- a CDS encoding BMP family ABC transporter substrate-binding protein, which gives rise to MATTFACAAVRSLRFAATVIATLGACAAVSHAATAAAPIGVAFVYLGNPGDAGWTYAHEQGVKAIEAKFGDKIKVTRVENVPESADSERVFRDLASKGNKIIVGSSFGFQDFELKTAKDYPDVVFEHATGYKKAANFATYDVRTYQSAYLAGLVGGYTTKTNTLGFVASVPVPEVVRNINAFTMGARSVNPNAKVKVIWINSWFDPGKEKQAAETLIGQGADVLIQNTDSTATMQTAEQKKVHAFGWDSDMKKFGPNAQLGACVSYWGVYYSHLVEQVQAGTWTNAPTWWGLKEKAIDLADINTATVSPAAQKALAQKRDDIIAGKFDPFAGPIKDQSGAIKVAAGTSLPDAELQRLNWFVQGVDGALPK